In Rutidosis leptorrhynchoides isolate AG116_Rl617_1_P2 chromosome 2, CSIRO_AGI_Rlap_v1, whole genome shotgun sequence, one genomic interval encodes:
- the LOC139888996 gene encoding uncharacterized protein produces MLYGRRCRTPTYWLEVGEKQFAGPEIVQMTTEKVAIAREKLKAARDRQKVYDDPRRRPVTFGVGDRTVVLDLPPELAGIHNTFNVCYLRKCKVEDEDQILPLKDFKVDMSKKLFEEPIRIVDRKVTKLRKRQIPMVLIEWKHSLGANLTWETEELMKTRYPNLFNFDQIPRMKSL; encoded by the exons atgttgtatggccgTCGTTGTAGAACTCCGACTTATTGGTTAGAAgttggggagaaacagtttgcgggtcccgaaattgttcagatgaCAACTGAAAAGGTTGCTATCGCTCGTGAAAAGTTAAAAGCCGCTAGAGACAGACAAAAAGTGTAtgatgatccgcgtagacgtccggtaactttTGGTGTGGGTGATCGT ACTGTTGTACTTGATCTTCCGCCAgaattagctggtattcataataccttcaatGTATGTTACTTGCGTAAGTGTAAGGTGGAAGATGAAGATCAGATTCTACCATTGAAGGACTTTAAGGTAGATATGAGTAAGAAGTTATTTGAAGAACCGATTAGGATTGTAGACCGAAAAGTGACCAAGTTAAGGAAGAGACAGATACCCATGGTGTTGATAGAATGGAAACACAGCTTGGGTGCAAATCTAACTTGGGAGACCGAAGAGTTGATGAAAACTCGTTACCCTAATCTGTTTAACTTTGACCAGATTCCAAGGATGAAATCTCTTTAA